A stretch of DNA from Mobula birostris isolate sMobBir1 chromosome 26, sMobBir1.hap1, whole genome shotgun sequence:
TGGCTGCTTCTCCCCAACCATcaccaattcctccatctcagcCCAGTGGGTACTGATGACAGTTACAATCATGCTTTGAGAAACATCCAGAGGTGACAGTTTGAATTATGAAGATCTGTCCTGAGTTGGCTAAGATTATCACTGGGAAGCTGATTTGTCCATTCAATCCTCATCTAACATCGAGTCAGGAATGCACTCTTTGTCTGGACCAGGGCTTGGAGAAAGGACGGGGAGTGCAGCAAGACACAGCAAAGTGTGTCAAGCCGTACCACCTTCACTTTTGTTAAAAGGTCATGGGTACATCTCCTGCTTCCATATATATTTTATGTCTTAGAAACAGACTATTTGGCCTGGTTAGTTTGTTCTGGTGCTTTTCCTCCCCAAATATAATCATTTTCCAACCTATCAAtatatccttctgttcttcactttCTTACATTTTTATCAAACTTCATTTCAAATGCATTGATGTAGCTAGCTTCAACAACTCACATTATATTTCACGTTATCAACCATCGTTGGGGAAGGGTTTCACCTGAAATTTCAACTAGACTTTTTAGTGACTGCCTTGCACTTAAAAACCAGGGACCTAGTTTTAATGTGTGCGATTAATTTCACATTATTAAACCCCTCCATGATATTACCAAATTACAGTACACCACAGAATTGGCTTTCTTAGAATAGTGAGCCCAGCTGACTCACTCGTTGACAACTGGAATCATGTCCTTGTCGTTCAGTCCAAGCTTTAGAGGACAACGTTTTCCTTTAAACCTGAGTTCTGAGAGCTCAAGGTACTCACTGCCCCAACCATCAGCTCACAGAGTGGCAGCCAGATTCAGTGGTTGGGGACAAGCAGGCCAGGACATGGGCAGGTGTGCACAAGGCAGCCAACCTCGGAGAAGGTGTATGATGCAGTATTCCCACCTGTGCTTCAGTTCCCGAGCTTCTTCCTCGTATGTTTCATTCCCTGGATGGTCCAATGCATTCTGTTTGGCAAGTTGTAGTTGAGCCGTCTGGAGGATGAGAACAGAAAATACTTTGCACTTTACCTCTCCAAATCACATTGTCCTTTCCTTAGGAACCTAGATGTATTCACTTTTCTCAGTTATACTGTACTAACTCAGGAATGTCCATGGAAAAACAGAATGAGACCTCATGGGCTCATTCGCATGAGGCTGGTTAGCCAAATGACAGCAGCTTGGGCTTCAGCAATCTCACTAGCAGCCAGGAGATCTAATTTTTGCCTAATGTCAGCTCAACCAAAATGGAAAATAAACGGTGCCATACTAAGGTGGGCTGGGGGAGATTTCCCAGCGTTGCTGCTTGGTATCTGCAACGTACTGACCCACGTACGACTATGTTAGATGGAGCCAGAACGCaatgtgtgtctgtctgtatcttgatttacggcagttggcatccagcttaatggtgcattactgccaccttctgctccggaatgtgcactagacatacattctaaattccttcacccaatcgcgcgcgcgcgcgcgcacacacacacacacacacacacacacacacacaaacctacactttaccctcccatctttgaccatcctagtaccctattcctgtttatctgtcatatcctataaaaaaacccctgtaccccttaagaacgctaaaaatacccggacctgtgctctctcacccatgcccagcaacgcTTTTAATGTCagttcctgcacccccaattccttTAGATTaactctcatcatctctctctgtatcccatacttcctgcaactcagaactacatgttctactgactcctcttcctgacattcctcacacaatcctgtctggtgtttccctatcattttcaatgttttgtttaatgcacagtgccccagccttaacctagtccacacagtctcctctcttctgtatccactacctaccctagtacctgcaacactcttttgtatttgatataaatgcctccctttcccctccctgtcccatctttcttgccacatttggttgactttttcctagattacacacttaacctctgctttactgatactaatgtgcatttccacattttctttcaaaTGGTTAAGGCAATCTGCTGAAGGTGGATCGaacagattgcttgttgctccatagtccagcatctgcagtttcttgtgtctgcAGAAGACAATTTTATAATTGTGCCgttctttttaaaaattaatgaattaatctgatttaagcacacacaaaatactggaggaactcagcagaccaggtagcatctatggaaaaaaacagttgacatttcaggccgagatgctCCGGCAGGACTGATCTGATTTGCTTGTTTTTTCTTCACTATTGATCTACAAGTTTTAACACGGCAATTATTTATTGCTTTGCCTGCCTTTTCAAACAGATTATTTCAGGTCACAGCAACTTGTGTCCAAAAGAAAATCCTAATCTTCCATGTGGTTCTTTTGGTGATCACCTTAACGCTGTCTTCTGGTTACTAACCCTCCTTCTACGAGAAATAATATGTCCTTACTTACTCTTTCAAAATCTAGCCTTCGTTTCTACTACTTATAAATAATTGCCTCTCCCTGTATTCTCCCAACATCACCTTTCCCTCAAACTCCACACATTCCTACAATATCTCACAACTATCCCTCTTCCTTCATAACACCCGAACACCTTACCAGCACCAATTTCTCCTGCTCCCGTTCCTGAATTCTTTCAATGTGTTTTGAGAGGTCTGGACGGTCGAAATCCTCCTGAAATCGGTCCCTGAGCTGAATCACTTCCTTTGAGATGCGGTTAAAGGCCTGTGTGATTTCATGTACAAGTTGCCGGTATCTGATGAAGTCATAATTAGGAGCTGAGCGGAGATAAGCCTGGTGTCCTCTGGAACAGAGAGCAGTTAAAATGATCAAAGATGCCTGTGGTTTTTAAACACCAGTTTTCCAGCAATCATGCAGTATCCCTTCTCTGGTTCTCTTCTGTTAGCTGAGATCAGTGGAGGTAAAGCCTAGGCAAGCCCTGGTAAAATGCAGGGGgatacagaatcatgtggaagagGGTGGTGGGGCGGAGGAAGGAAGTGTTGAGGAGAGAAGGGAGGATGAGAAGGAGAGGAAGTCAGGAGAGGGGGGTCCgaacggaagttggagaatgcTGCAGAAGCTGGGTGGGGTTGGGGAAATGCCAGAGATTTGAGTGCAGGGGAGAAGGAAACctacagagcaggggttcccaatctttttaatgctatggacccctaccattaaccgacgGGTCTATGGAcctcaggttgagaacccctgctctagagggtGGTGTGGGATGGGGGAGTCCAGGGAAAGGGTGGGGTGGGATGCAGTGGGGAACCCTATAAAGAGGGTTGGGTGGGAAACTCCAGAGAGAAGGTGGGATGGAGTGGGATGTGGTAGGGAGCTCCAGAGAAAAGGTGGATTAGGGATGGGGATCtccagagagagggtggggaaaatagggatggtatgggagacagGAAGCATGCTAAAGCGAGTGGGGGGGTAGGGAGAAGGGTAAAGATGGAGTTGTGGTGGGGAAGAAGGCAGCTGAGGctgggatggggaagagagagagcagATTGTGGGAGGAAGCAAGGATTACTAAAGGACGCAAGGTAATGGACACTTTTTTGGGGAAAATGGGTTAGGAACATGAAATTCAGAGAGATTGGGAATGTGAAAATTGGTTAAGGAGAGGGCAAATGATGAACTAGGAGGTTGAGAAGCAGAGAGAGTTTGCAAACGAAAGACTGAGTAGACAAACATAAGCATGGCAAAGAGCAAGTGGGTGATCAGATGGAGAATGAACAAAGGACATGAGTGATATTCAGATAAAATGTTAGAGTTAAGAATAAGAAAAAAAGCAGCAAATATTCTGAGTGAGAGTGAACTGCAAAACTTGTAGAAACCAAGCTGAATGATTAGACGATTTGAGGATTAAACGAGAACTGAAAGTGATTTCTGCTGCCTGTTGCAGCATGTCAGTTATGCACCTTTCAGTATAATTACTCCAGGAAAGCTTGCAGCACAGCATTAGTGTCCAACTTGTTTAACTTCTATAACTTCTACAAATAAAGTTGTTTAATTGATTTGGAATGTGAGCCCAGTTGTATGTTTAATAATGCAGCAGACACTAGATTGTGATCTCaagactgacaaatctgttgggatgGAAGATCTGAGAGATAAAAGGTGACTTGGGGAAAAGGAGACAAATTTCTTAAAATACTACTGCTTTGGTGATGCAGAGATTCTTCTGAGAGAGACATGCGCCAAAACCAAAGTACAATCCATACAAGAATGAGGAGAAACTGGGAATGTCTTTTTTAAGTGATTAAAGAAATTtgtacatcctctccatatttacTTACAAATCAAACAGCCTATAAGCTTCAACACGTTCCTCCTGTAGAGTATACAGGCACCGCACCAACGCAGTCAGACTACCTGCATTCTATGATCAAAACAAAAGAAATGATTAATAAAATGCACGATGCAAAAGGAGAGCTTTCAGCTCGTCACATTTGGGCTGGTTTCTTGAAAGTGCTATTTACCTGGTCTTACTCATTCACTTCAACCAGAACAGTACAAATATTAGCCCTCTCATCACCAATCCAACTTTCCTTTGAAAGTTACTGTTGAGTAAATTCCCAACAATTtttgaggtaaaaaaaaaaatccagattaTAACTCACTTCACAAAACACTTTTTCCTTGTTTTCCAACTGGGGCTCATCTGCCAAACACTAAAATCTACATAAACTTGTGTTTCTACAGTGTCTTTCATCATCACAGGATGCCTCGAAACACCTTACAGCCACTTATGTACTTTTAGTGGGGTAACCATTGACCATAAGAcccatgagcagaattaggccatttggcccgtctaGTCTgcccactattccatcatggctgacttattatccctgtcaaccccattctcttgccttctcaagTAACCTTTGATGCGCTGATTAATGAAGAACCTGTCAAggtctgccttaagtacacctaaCGACTTGGCCTTgagagcctcctctggactccctccaatgccagcacgtcccttcttagataagggggctTATAGACCacacagaaatctgatggcggaagggaaaaagctgttcctaaaacgtgtGCGGGTCCTGTagctcctccccgatggtagcaacAAGACGGCATGCCCTGGACAGTGGGAGTCAAAGTGATGGATGGTGCCTCCAGTCACCAAACCAGGAGGCGATGTAACCAACCAGTTCAGCAATGATGTCACTCTTCTTGAAGTAATTACACTCACTCCTCCACTCAATCTTACCTCACCCCATTTCTACCATGAAAAAgatgcagaggaaattcaggTGCTATATATAGTTTATACAgagtagaataggcccttcgagccacaccgcccagcaatcccccgatttaatcccatctaatcaggggacaatctacaatgaccaatacCTATCAaatagtatgtctttggactacgggaggaaacccaggcggtcacAGGGAGATGACGCAAACGCCTcataggcagcagtgggaattgatcctggttcgcctgtactgtaaagcgttgtgttaaccactacacgtGCCACTGACGAACCTGTGAATAGGCATATAAACATGTGATTTAGTAGAAGGACCACCAATTAATGAGATATTCGCCGAGCTCACTGTAACCTCAACAACATGGTAATCCAGTTTAGTTGAAAaaaggtatttttttttaaaactcagagATTGAAAGGGTTGGTGTTGAGAAAGTGTTTAAGTGTTCTTGGACACAAACTCCTAAAAAAAACTAATGTGCAGGTTTAGCACAAGACACACAGCAAGTTGGCCTTTATTATTAGAGGATCCCAGTacgacatttacagagacaagtgtgtaaaaagggcgcgaaggatcactggggacccgagtcaccccaaccacaaactgttcc
This window harbors:
- the rex1bd gene encoding required for excision 1-B domain-containing protein, coding for MNAGSLTALVRCLYTLQEERVEAYRLFDLGHQAYLRSAPNYDFIRYRQLVHEITQAFNRISKEVIQLRDRFQEDFDRPDLSKHIERIQEREQEKLVLTAQLQLAKQNALDHPGNETYEEEARELKHRINKTIEAINEILQDFKYDSEEIESSG